In Anopheles gambiae chromosome 2, idAnoGambNW_F1_1, whole genome shotgun sequence, a single window of DNA contains:
- the LOC1274757 gene encoding acidic leucine-rich nuclear phosphoprotein 32 family member A isoform X1 — translation MEKRILLEKRGRPDDEITELILDNCRSTYIDGLTDSFTALETLSLINVGLVSLKNFPKLSNLRKLELSDNRISNGLNHLTGSPKLTHLNLSGNRIKDFDELQPLKDLENLEVLDLFNNQVTLIENYREKLFQLIPSLNYLDGFDKEYVEAPSDEEDMAGGVDDDDDDGNLPQPSQFSINGIEIDLDELEQLEARVRQKRTKNESDSKSANEIGSDVLEGHLGRTKFHSDDGCSSQTGQESTKDDLDLLYEEIQHKLALARANEVEQGRQKMASFVSVLLMFTSLLAFINQICYRGENQLLDESEEQVDDEEEENEEQQVEDMEVEVEKDECCSLGATGDSNARVEALPQMENGSTAPSDATILAVAADDRPARADQN, via the exons ATGGAAAAGCGTATTTTGTTGGAAAAACGAGGTCGACCGGATGATGAG ATCACAGAGCTCATTCTGGACAACTGTCGGAGCACGTACATTGATGGGCTCACAGACAGCTTCACAGCACTCGAAACGCTCAGCCTCATCAACGTCGGGCTGGTTTCGCTGAAAAATTTTCCCAAGCTGTCCAACCTCCGCAAGCTGGAACTCTCGGACAACAGAATATCGAACGGGTTGAACCACCTTACCGGTAGCCCGAAACTTACACATCTGAACCTGTCCGGCAACCGGATTAAGGACTTCGATGAGCTTCAGCCGCTGAAAGATTTGGAGAACCTGGAAGTGCTGGATCTGTTCAACAATCAGGTGACACTGATTGAAAACTATCGTGAGAAATTGTTTCAACTGATTCCATCGCTCAACTATCTGGATGG ATTCGACAAAGAGTATGTGGAAGCACCATCCGATGAGGAAGACATGGCTG GTGgagttgatgatgatgatgatgacggtaaCCTACCGCAACCTTCCCAGTTCTCTATCAATGGTATCGAAATTGATCTGGACGAGCTGGAGCAGCTTGAGGCGAGGGTACGCCAAAAAAGAACGAAGAACGAATCGGACTCGAAGTCAGCGAATGAGATCGGCTCCGATGTGCTGGAGGGACATCTTGGGCGCACCAAGTTTCATTCTGATGACGGCTGCTCCTCTCAAACTGGGCAAGAATCGACCAAGGACGATCTGGATCTACTGTACGAAGAGATTCAACACAAACTGGCCCTTGCCCGTGCCAATGAAGTGGAACAGGGTCGTCAAAAGATGGCATCGTTTGTGTCCGTCTTGCTAATGTTTACCTCCCTGTTGGCATTCATCAATCAGATATGCTACCGGGGGGAGAATCAATTGCTAGACGAATCAGAAGAACAAGTTgatgatgaggaggaggaaaacgaGGAGCAGCAGGTGGAGGATATGGAAGTCGAGGTGGAAAAAGATGAGTGTTGCTCCTTGGGTGCAACTGGAGATAGTAATGCAAGGGTTGAAGCACTACCACAAATGGAGAACGGATCTACGGCTCCTTCGGATGCCACCATCTTGGCGGTGGCAGCAGATGATCGTCCTGCCCGGGCAGACCAGAATTAA
- the LOC1274757 gene encoding acidic leucine-rich nuclear phosphoprotein 32 family member A isoform X3, translating to MEKRILLEKRGRPDDEITELILDNCRSTYIDGLTDSFTALETLSLINVGLVSLKNFPKLSNLRKLELSDNRISNGLNHLTGSPKLTHLNLSGNRIKDFDELQPLKDLENLEVLDLFNNQVTLIENYREKLFQLIPSLNYLDGFDKEYVEAPSDEEDMAEEEEPEDSCEESDEEEVSLAYLYNDNLEEDQEDWKSVESDYNNADEEFDSEEEEDEEGGGGGGGGGENEGEDGGDSDGKGEDEEGEEEEDGEDDADGSEAAASSTAAVAAEADESKSTATEAAAATSSTTEDVAKEGEPEARGKKRKFQGTDSDG from the exons ATGGAAAAGCGTATTTTGTTGGAAAAACGAGGTCGACCGGATGATGAG ATCACAGAGCTCATTCTGGACAACTGTCGGAGCACGTACATTGATGGGCTCACAGACAGCTTCACAGCACTCGAAACGCTCAGCCTCATCAACGTCGGGCTGGTTTCGCTGAAAAATTTTCCCAAGCTGTCCAACCTCCGCAAGCTGGAACTCTCGGACAACAGAATATCGAACGGGTTGAACCACCTTACCGGTAGCCCGAAACTTACACATCTGAACCTGTCCGGCAACCGGATTAAGGACTTCGATGAGCTTCAGCCGCTGAAAGATTTGGAGAACCTGGAAGTGCTGGATCTGTTCAACAATCAGGTGACACTGATTGAAAACTATCGTGAGAAATTGTTTCAACTGATTCCATCGCTCAACTATCTGGATGG ATTCGACAAAGAGTATGTGGAAGCACCATCCGATGAGGAAGACATGGCTG AAGAGGAGGAACCGGAGGACTCATGCGAAGAATCGGATGAGGAAGAAGTTTCGCTAGCCTACCTGTACAACGACAACCTGGAGGAGGATCAGGAGGATTGGAAGAGCGTCGAGAGTGACTACAACAACGCCGACGAAGAGTTTGACAgtgaggaggaagaggatgaagaaggtggcggcggcggtggtggtggtggcgagaATGAGGGCGAAGATGGTGGAGACAGCGATGGCAAGGGGGAGGATGAAGAAggcgaagaagaggaagatgGTGAGGATGATGCCGATGGGTCGGAGGCTGCAGCATCGTCGACCGCTGCAGTAGCGGCGGAAGCAGATGAATCAAAGTCCACAGCAACAGAAGCGGCAGCCGCCACATCGTCAACCACAGAAGATGTTGCGAAAG aAGGTGAACCGGAAGCAAGGGGCAAGAAAAGAAAGTTCCAAGGCACGGACAGCGACGGTTAA
- the LOC1274757 gene encoding acidic leucine-rich nuclear phosphoprotein 32 family member A isoform X2 → MEKRILLEKRGRPDDEITELILDNCRSTYIDGLTDSFTALETLSLINVGLVSLKNFPKLSNLRKLELSDNRISNGLNHLTGSPKLTHLNLSGNRIKDFDELQPLKDLENLEVLDLFNNQVTLIENYREKLFQLIPSLNYLDGFDKEYVEAPSDEEDMAGATTEEEEPEDSCEESDEEEVSLAYLYNDNLEEDQEDWKSVESDYNNADEEFDSEEEEDEEGGGGGGGGGENEGEDGGDSDGKGEDEEGEEEEDGEDDADGSEAAASSTAAVAAEADESKSTATEAAAATSSTTEDVAKEGEPEARGKKRKFQGTDSDG, encoded by the exons ATGGAAAAGCGTATTTTGTTGGAAAAACGAGGTCGACCGGATGATGAG ATCACAGAGCTCATTCTGGACAACTGTCGGAGCACGTACATTGATGGGCTCACAGACAGCTTCACAGCACTCGAAACGCTCAGCCTCATCAACGTCGGGCTGGTTTCGCTGAAAAATTTTCCCAAGCTGTCCAACCTCCGCAAGCTGGAACTCTCGGACAACAGAATATCGAACGGGTTGAACCACCTTACCGGTAGCCCGAAACTTACACATCTGAACCTGTCCGGCAACCGGATTAAGGACTTCGATGAGCTTCAGCCGCTGAAAGATTTGGAGAACCTGGAAGTGCTGGATCTGTTCAACAATCAGGTGACACTGATTGAAAACTATCGTGAGAAATTGTTTCAACTGATTCCATCGCTCAACTATCTGGATGG ATTCGACAAAGAGTATGTGGAAGCACCATCCGATGAGGAAGACATGGCT GGCGCGACCACAGAAGAGGAGGAACCGGAGGACTCATGCGAAGAATCGGATGAGGAAGAAGTTTCGCTAGCCTACCTGTACAACGACAACCTGGAGGAGGATCAGGAGGATTGGAAGAGCGTCGAGAGTGACTACAACAACGCCGACGAAGAGTTTGACAgtgaggaggaagaggatgaagaaggtggcggcggcggtggtggtggtggcgagaATGAGGGCGAAGATGGTGGAGACAGCGATGGCAAGGGGGAGGATGAAGAAggcgaagaagaggaagatgGTGAGGATGATGCCGATGGGTCGGAGGCTGCAGCATCGTCGACCGCTGCAGTAGCGGCGGAAGCAGATGAATCAAAGTCCACAGCAACAGAAGCGGCAGCCGCCACATCGTCAACCACAGAAGATGTTGCGAAAG aAGGTGAACCGGAAGCAAGGGGCAAGAAAAGAAAGTTCCAAGGCACGGACAGCGACGGTTAA